One window of the Deltaproteobacteria bacterium genome contains the following:
- a CDS encoding type II toxin-antitoxin system VapC family toxin produces the protein MFKILIDSNIYIAFIRTGKFEESIKALYTFRTRDLFFSSVVIQELLRGSLDAQGKKHIETLFRPFEKVGRIATPTHEDWKEAGFILQKLRAHKKDWKAKLPTLLSDTLIALSTLRLGAILYTANQKDFDAIASIKPFKYEIVNF, from the coding sequence ATGTTTAAAATCCTTATTGATTCGAATATTTACATAGCTTTTATCCGTACCGGAAAATTCGAAGAATCCATTAAAGCCCTTTATACCTTTCGAACGCGGGATCTTTTCTTTTCTTCGGTTGTCATTCAAGAATTGCTGCGGGGTTCCCTAGACGCTCAAGGCAAGAAGCATATTGAAACTCTTTTTAGACCCTTTGAAAAAGTTGGTCGCATTGCAACCCCCACCCATGAAGATTGGAAGGAGGCAGGGTTCATACTGCAAAAATTAAGAGCACACAAAAAAGATTGGAAGGCTAAACTTCCAACTCTACTGAGTGATACGCTGATTGCCTTAAGCACCTTAAGGCTGGGAGCTATTCTTTATACCGCAAACCAGAAAGACTTTGACGCTATTGCCTCCATCAAGCCATTTAAATATGAAATCGTTAATTTCTAA
- a CDS encoding type II toxin-antitoxin system VapC family toxin, protein LRAGDAIIAATAIENGLTLTSSNIKHYRAIKDLKLKVFRP, encoded by the coding sequence CCTACGGGCTGGCGACGCCATTATCGCTGCAACCGCCATTGAAAATGGGCTCACGCTCACCAGCAGCAATATAAAACATTACCGAGCCATCAAAGATCTTAAATTAAAAGTTTTTAGGCCTTAA